The following is a genomic window from Chitinophagaceae bacterium.
TTATGAATTAGGGCTGAAAGTAGATGTGAGAAAGTTACCCAAAGGAGAATATGTTTTGGTTGTGTATGGAGAAAAAAGAGAGGTTTTGAAGGTAGAAAAAATAATTAAAAATTGAAAAAACACTATGGAGCTGTCCGAAAAGTTTGGGACAGCTTCTTTGTTTACAACCATATGAATGGTATGCAATGCACTCATAGAAAAAAATTTAAATACAAGGTGAAAAAATTACATGGAAAAACTCAAACTTCAAAAACCATTGCAATGGGGATATAGAAAATTAAAAAAAAAATAAATCTGATATCCTTTGTTATAGATCCAAAATTATACTTCGTTATTATAAATACGTTGCATTAATTTTGAGTAAAATTACATTTTTTTTCTAATACTAACACCGTTTCTTTCACTACTGCTTCTATATTCTGAAGATTCATACAAGCAAAATGTTTTTTCGGGCAGTTATGCGTTCCGAATTTGCTACAGGGTTGACAGGAAAGGTCTGAAACTATAAAATTTTTACTTTTATTTCTATTAGCAAAACCATAATAAGGCTCAAAGCCCAGTTTCGGAGAAGTCCCCCCCCAAAAAACAAAAATATCTTTCTGAAATGCCGATGCTATGTGCATCATCCCCGTATCATTGGTGATAACCAACTTACTTTTCTTAATTATATCAGCACTTTCATTCACAGAAACAGCCCCACATCTATTCCATACCTTTTCAATCCCCACGTTCTTCGCTACCAAGTCCCCCGTAGACTTCTCCTCTTTTCCTCCTATTAATATAATGGGATAAGAAATGCTTTTACACAACTCTATTATTTTATCAAGAGGCAGTTTTTTAGTATAATAATTGCCACCTATAACCATTGCTATAAACCCATCTTTATGAGTGTGTGGTAGCGTATCCAAACTATAATTCTTGTCTATAAAGTAATCTAATCCTTGTCCATCATCATATACTTCCAATGTTTTGAGAACATCAATGAACCTATCAGAGATTCTTTTCTTGGGCAGAAAGTCCCATTTCCATTGGATATAGAGGTACCTTTGAAGCGCATATTTACGAATACGCATTGTTTTTTTCCATAAAAAAATACTTATAATCAATGACCGTATATTTTTATGCAAGTCAATCACATAAGTATAGTCTTCCGAACGGAGCTGCCCAATGAGCAGGAAAAGAGAGTCCTCTAATGTATAAATCTTGTCTATAAAAGAATTGGATTCTATGAGATGTTTAAATGCCATTTTGGTACAAAAATGTATTTCACTCTCGGGAAACTTTTTTCTAAGCAAACGAATCACGGGAGTCGTCAATACAATATCTCCCATAGAAGAAAAACGAATGATAAGAATTTTCATAGTATTTTTTTACTTAATAGAATAGCTTTAATGACCATATTTTGAACTATGAATAATAATTACAATATATACAAAAAACAAACATTATAATGTGTGGACGTAGAAAAATAAAAACGATGCAAGATTTACTTATTACAAATTAAATTAAATGTATAGTTTCATTCTCTTGGTATACAAATGTATTATATTTGAAAGATAAAAAAATAAAAATACTTCAGTTTTTTTGTAATTTAAATTATTTTGTGTGCTTTACTACCTAAAAACTTAAAAATAAAAAAACTATCTACATTTATATTTTATGAAAATATTCTGTTTTTAATATGTACTAACAAAAAATTAAAAATGGAACAAGTATATCACCAAAATGGAAGATAATTAACAATCTTTGTTTACAAATACAACGTAAAAACGACTTTTCGGCGCTGGATCAAAATTACTTTTGTTATTAAATTTTTTTAAATCGTTTTTGTAAATAAAAATTAAAATTCAAAAAAAAAGATTATATTGTAGAACTTCAAAAATGAGTCCAATCCGATTCCGAAAAATCACTTTTGATACATTTATAATTTTGTAACGGGTTGATTATCATATAGTTTTAAAACTTAATATTTTTGTAAAATTGACTTTTCAGAGTGGACTCAAAATAAATGTTTTAAATTCATGTTTATTTTATTTTTGTGGAATAGCGTTATGAAACATGACAGATAATAATATAATTGTATGCAAAAGAAAAAAACATTCACAAAAAAAGAAGTAAAGAAAATACATATACAAATCCCCACAGAACCAAAAAATACATTCATAGATACCATCGAACATTGGTTACAAAAGAACGAAAACAAAATATATACGAGTTTATTCCTTCTCTGTATTATGAGTGCTTTATTACTTTTTAGAGTAAGAATAGACGAAGGCGGCGACGACTCTAATTATATAGAAGGCGGATATAGATATGCTACAAATTTTTTTCACTACTATTTTAGTTTCCAAGCAACCGGATACCCATTATTTTTAGCAATCCCTATTTCTTTCTTTGGTATCCATGTTATACTCCTTAAATGTCTATCCCTCATTTTTTATGGATTTGCTTTTTATTTTTTCTATAAAACAGTCCGTGGAAAAATTCCTTATATAATTACTTTTCCTGCTTTATATATTATTGCTTTTAATAAAACATCGCTTTTCTTTGCTTCTCAAACGTATAGCGAAGCCTTCTTTATGATGTTTTTAGCAATGTTTTTTTTCGTTTTTTTTCGTTTTTTAGAGTTTTTGAAATTTCAAGAAACGAGCTTAAGAATTACTTCCAAAAAAGAAATATTTTTTGTGTATGGACTATGTTTATTGATATTTGCTTGCTCTTTTGTAAAAACAGCGGGTATAGTGGTACTCTTTTCTACACTCATATATTTTTTATTTCAAAAACAATTTATAAACGGTCTTAAAATACTCACTATGTATGGACTTATAAAAATATTGTATGAAATTATAAAAATAACTCTTTGGGGAGAATTAGCCACTTCCAACTCATCTCAGCAAGCAGGAACTCTTCTGCAAAAGCATCCATACGATTCCTCCCAAGGAACAGAAGATATGTATGGATTTATAATAAGATTATTAGAAAACACAGAACTCTACTTAGGAAAAAGATTTATGGAATCACTTTATATACTCTCTCCGGATTTTGTAAACCGTAATCCATCACATATTATTTATATAGTTTTGTCTCTTTTTATAGTCATTCTTTTTTCCTCTCTTTTTATAAATAGTTTCCTTAAAAAACAAAAATTGTATTTTTTTCTTTCTCTCTTTCTCTTTTGTGCATTGGGGTTTACTTTTTTAGTATTACAACCTTTTTGGGAACAAATAAGATTAATAACTCCTTATTTTTTCATAATACTCCTTACTTTATTTTTAGGAATATATACAATATTCTCAAAAAAACTCCCTTTTTTCTATGTTTTTTTTATCTGTATTATTCTTTTATGTAATACTATAGGAACTATTAAAGCAATAAAATCAAATATTCCTACACTGATAAAAAATTTGAAAGGGGATAAATACGCCGGATACACAGAAGATTGGGTTAACTACTTAAAGATGAGCGAATGGTGCGGAAAAAATCTCTCCCCACAAAGTGTAGCTGTCTGTAGAAAAGCTTCTATGTCTTTTATTTACTCAGATGGGAAGAAATTTTACCCTATGTATAAAACCCCATACCCCGATCCACTCTTTGATAACATGACCCATCCCGATTCAGCTTTTCATATCATACAAAAAAATGGTATTACTCATATTATATTAGCGAATTTGCGAAGTACCGGAAAAAAAGATGGAAATATTATCAATACCATTCACAGGTTTCTAATACCATTTTCAGAAAAATACCCACAAAAATTAAAACTTATCCGTACAGAAGGAACGGAAGAACCTTGTTACCTATATGAAATAATACAATAATTATTTATGCAAAAAATACAAAAAACACTCCAAAAATATTACCTCCAAGATATTATACATTACTGCAATTATTTTATCCATCCCGATGACTCTGTCATAGAGGTGGGGTGCGGAAATGGATACATGATACATAAAATTGCAGGAAAGCAAAAAACAGGTATAGATTCCAATATTTCAAAAATAGAAACCGCAAAAAAAGAATATCCTAATATTTCATTCCACTGCATGGATTCAGAAAATATAGAATTAAAACAAACATTTGATGTTATAATACTTGCTAATCTTATTGGAAACCTGAAAGACATTGAAAATACTTTTAGAGGGATACACAAAATATGCCATCCGCAAACCAGAATTATTATTACCTATTATAATCATTTATGGGAGCCGTTTGCAAAATTTTTAGAATTTTTACGATTAAAAACCCCTACGACTTATCAAAACTGGCTCAGCTTAAGAGACATACATAATCTCTTATCCCTTTCAGGATTTGACACATACAGATCTTCGCGAAGAATGATATTTCCATTTTATATCCCTTTTGTTTCTACTCTTTTAAATACATATATTGCCAAATTACCCATCATAAATAGCTTTGCAATAAACTATTTCTCTTTTGCCCGACCTATTCAAACAAAAGATAAAAATGACCTCTCTGTCAGTATCATAATACCTGCTCGAAATGAAAGCGGAAATATCGAAAATGCAATAAAACGGATCCCAAACTTTACTCCCGATATGGAAATTATTTTTATAGAAGGGAACTCTACCGATGATACATGGAAAAAAATACAAGAAATCCAAAAAAAATACAATTCCAAAACTATAAAAATTGCTCAACAAACAGGAAAAGGAAAAGCAAATGCGGTATGGAAAGGATTTGAAATAGCAACAAAAGATATTCTTATGATACTAGATGCCGACCTTACCGTTCAACCCGAAGAACTACCGAAGTTTTACTCTGCCATACATTTAGGCTATGGAGAATTTATCTTTGGCAACCGTCTTACCTATCCTATGGAAAAACAAGCAATGCGTTTTCTCAATAAATTAGGAAATAAATTCTTCTCTTCCGCATTCTCTTGGATATTAGAACAACCCATAAAAGATACTCTCTGCGGAACAAAAGTTATCCGAAGAACAGATTATTACCGATTAGTAAAAAATAAAAAATACTTTGGAAACTTCGACCCTTTTGGTGACTTTGATTTGATTTTTGGGGCACACAAACTCAACCTAAAAATGATAGAAATACCTATCCATTACAAAGAAAGAACATACGGAGAAACCAATATATCTCGTTTCAGACACGGATTTTTACTCTTAAATATGTGTTTATTTGCTCTCAAAAAAGTAAAGTTTTACTGAATGGGGTTTTTATGAAAGAAAAACAATGAGACATGAGCCCCTTACTCATCAACAATGATAGAAATCATTGTATCGGGACAAAAAAAGGAGGCTCTTTACAGACGTTTCCTTTGGTTTTATAATAATCCTTTATCCAAAGCACAAATCCAAATAGAAAGAGCATTTCAGGATACAACTATATAGTTGCAAGTTTTTTTTGCTACCCTTAGAAAATTTTCTTTTTACAAACAATAAAAAGAGAATATTTTTTTAAAAAATTATATTGTAAAAAAATCAAAAATAAATGTTGTATATTTGTGTTTGAGTTATTTTTGCGAAATAACATTATGAAACATGACAGTTTATTATATAGGAGGGTTCTAAAAATTGATTTATTCAAAGAAAAAATGTTGGTAACTATTGATTTTTAAGAAATACAGTTTTTAGGATTTGAATTTTTAGAACCCCTCTATAATAATAGATTTAAAAAGTAGAAGCGATAATATATCTATAAATCATATTCGATGCTCCTAAGTTATCTTTTACGTATTGGAGGACTGTTTTGCATATAGTTTCTCTTTCTCCATTATATTGGAGAAGAAATAAAAGTGAATCACTGAGTTGTTTTGGGTTTTGGGTAGCAAAGGCAGATTTTTTTTTTATTAATTGTATCGCTTCATGGAATTTGAAAAGAGAATTATTTTTGCCAAAAAAAATAGGGATACCAAAGACAGCTGCTTCTAATATATTATGTAATCCTTTATGAAAAGCCCCGCCTATGTATGCAAAATCAGCAAAAGCATAGAGTGATGAGAGCATTCCTACATTATCTATAATTAACACATCGGTTTTTTTAGAATACATATCTTCAAAAATGGAGTAACGAGTTGTGGAAATAGAAGGGAGGTTATTTTCTATACTTTCTATAAATTTCGTATTTATTTCATGGGGAACGATAATAAATTGAAGTATTCCTTGAAACCTTTCTATTACGGGATAGAGCAAGAACATATCACTTTCCCAAACACTCCCTGCGATAAATATGGGAAGGATTTTAAATCTTTCTATTATAGGGTATTCTTTTTTTTGTTTTTTTATTTCCCATACAGTATCAAATCTTGTATCACCCGATATTTCTGATGGGATACCGATAGAAGCAAGTAGATCATTACTTTGTTTATTTTGAACGAATATGTGAGAAAAAGAACGGAGTGCTTTTCTAAAGAGACCGCCGTACCACCGAAAAAATATCTGCTCTTTTCTAAAAAGAGCGGATATGAGGATAATAGTTTTATTCCTTACGTTGGCTTCTACAATATACCCAAGCCAAAATTCGTATTTTATGAAGACAATTACATCGGGGTTTACCAAATCGTAAAATTTTTTTACATTTCTATGGGTATCTATGGGTAAATAAGTAACACAATCTGCGTATTTATAATTTTTTCTGACCTCATAACCTGACGGAGAGAAAAAAGTAAGGAGTATAAAAATATGTTTTTGCTCTTTTTTTAGTTTTTCAATAACAGAGCGTCCCTGCTCAAATTCTCCCAAAGAAGCCGCATGAAACCATACTACTTTTCTATTATCTATACGTATATTTTTGAGTATTGTAAAGATATTTTTTTGACCTGCAAAAAAGATTTTTTTTTTTTTATGAAACAGTGAAGTACATCTTCCTATACTAAAAAGAACCATAATTCCTATTCTATATACTATCATTCCGAGCATATCTCTTGTTGTTTATTTTAGAAAAGTTCTAAATATCAATTTTTAAAACTTTCTTATCTGTTTTTTCATAATTTATAATTTATTTTTGAATGCTTCTAACTCTGTTTTGAGTTTTACTATTTCTTGCTCTGCTTTTATTTTTTCTTGCTCGGATCTTTCGGCTCTGTTTTGTTGTTCTCTTTTTTCTTTTTCTATTTGAGCAATATTCTTTTTAAGTTGTTCTGCATCGTATCTCGCGTTGGAAGCTTGGATAGTTACCAATTTGAAATCATTGAGATAATTATCTTCTTCATCCATTGCTATAGCAAGTTCGGGATATTCTTCTCTTGCAGAAATAAGACGGTTGACAATACGTTCAAAAGAAATATCATACTTCTCTAATTTGAGTGATCTTTTATCCCCATTTACTATATTCTTTTGGTTAAAGATTTCTAAAAGATGGTAAATCTTTTCTTTTTCTGGATTTCTTTCATACATTGATTTTGGTATTTTATTGATATTGGGAATCTGGACGGTTACCATATTGTATGACAGATTATCTATAAAAAAATTAGATTCTTTCAATTCTTTTTCCGTAAAAAAACCAACATTTTTTCTGTTTGTCTTGATAATAGGGTCATGTATTTCTTTTTCAATGCAAAAATCGAGTATAAAAATAGGTATGAGTATGATGGGTTCGTAGCTAAAAGACAGTTTTCCGGTTTTTTTATCTATGACTTGGGAAGTTTTTTTTGGCTGAAGTTTTCTTGGATATATCTCTTGAAACGAAACACATCGCCTCCTGTCCATTCGGACTTTTGCATTTCTATAATGACTGCTTGTTCTCCCTCTTCGGTTTGAATAGTAGCGTTGAAATCTAAGTGCATCATTTTTACTCCTGCTTCGCTATCTTTTTCCATTCGCTGTTTTATATATGGAAGGGAATGATTCTTGCGAGATAAATGGATAATATGTTTCCCTAAAAGAGTAGAGATGATTAACTTTGCGGACTCATCGTCTGCCATCAGATAGCGAAACGACACATCGTATATAGGATTTGGAATGATGACTGGTGTTTTGTTCATAGTATAGTATGTATATTTTTATTTGTAAATAGAAATATCTTGGAGTATTTTTTCTTGTAAAAAATCTCTGGTATCTTTTAGTTGTATAGGAATAAGAGAGATAATATCATTTACAAAAGCTGCTATTAAAAGAGCGGTAGCATTTTTTTTATCAATACCTCGGGATAACAAATAAAAGAGTTGTTCTTCATCAAGTTGTCCGATAGTGCATCCATGTGAGCATTTCACATCATTGGCGAATATTTCTAATTGTGGTTTTGTATGGATTACTGCTTCAGGGGATAGCAAGATATTTTTGTTTTTTTGATAGGCATTTGTTTTTTGTGCTCCTTCTTGTACTAATATTTTTCCATTAAAAACGGCTTGAGAATGCTCATTTAAAACACCTTTATAAAGCTCATTAGAAACACAATTTGGCTTTTTATGGTCTACCGTTGTGTGGTTGTCTACTAATGTTTTTCCTTTGAGATAATATATCCCATACATATTTGATTCTGTATTTTCTTCGCCTAAAGATATGTTCATATTATTTCTTATTATTTTACCGGTAAAACTCATAGTATATGCTGTAAAAATAGAGTTTTTTTCTTGAATTATACTCGTATTATCTATCTGTAAGGTTTCATTACTACTCATTTGTATTTTTAGAAGAGTGGTCTTTGAATTTTTTTTGCAGATAATTTCTTCTCTTATATTATTATAATGCTGAGAGTGTTCCGAAGAATTATGTATTTCTACTATATCACAGGTGGTGTTTTCTTCCATTATTATAAAATTTCTAAAAAATGTTTGAGTCATGTTTTCATCTTTATGAATGGTTTTGAAATGAAAAAAAATAGGTTCTTTGAGATGTAATCCTTTTGGTATTTTTAGAAAAACTCCTCCTTGGAAAAATATAGTATTCATATCCGCAAAAAAATCTCTGTGTTTTTCTGTATTTTTTTCAAAGTAAGATATAAAATCATCTGTATATTCTTTGTATGCGGATTCTAAATCCATACAAATAACTCCTGAATTTTCAAAACCTTTTGAGTATTCAAAAAAACCATTGCAAATAGATACATACATTTTTTTATAATCCACAAAAGGAAATATATATTCATCTTTTTGCGATGGGTATATATTTTTTTTTGTATACTCAAAGATGTTCTCTATATATTTAGAAAGAGGAGTATATTTATATTCTTCGTCTTTTTGATGAGGGATTTTCTTGTTTTTTAGGAAGTCAAAAGATTTTTTTCTTTTCTCTAACAAAAAAATACTTGAGTCTGCTGCAATATCTTTTTCTAATTTTTTAAATTCTTTTTCTATATTATTTTCTATCATTTCTTATATTTGATTTGTAGTTTTGTATATTCATTTTTGCAAAGTAAGCCAAATATACAAAAAATCTTATAATAACGACTTATTACATAAAATAAAATAAATCATTTTCATAAATTCAAAAAATATGTCATTAATAAAATCTATATCAGGAATAAGAGGTACTATTGGAGGGAAAGTAGGATATGCTCTTACTCCCGTAGATATTGTCAAATATGTATCTGCTTACGCACAATGGCTTTCATCTCTCAAAAATACTCCCGTTGTAGTAATAGGAAGAGATGCCCGAATATCGGGAGAAATAATATCTGCTTTGGTAGCATCTACCTTGCGGTCAATGGGAATAGATATTATAGATATAGGACTCTCTACCACTCCCACGGTAGAAATGATAGTCATGAAAGAAAAGGCAGGAGGTGGTATCATTATTACTGCGAGTCATAATCCTATAGAATGGAATGCTCTCAAATTTTTAAATCAGAATGGAGAATTTATTTCATCACAAGATGGGGAAACAATACTCCAAATAGCAGAAAAAGAATCTTTTCAATACGCATCTACTCATACATTAGGAAAATATACTTTTGTAGAAAAAGCATTAGAATATCATATAGAATCTATCCTATCACTTCCTATGGTTGAAAAAGAAGCAATAACACAAGCAAAATTTAAAATAGTAATAGATGCGGTTAATTCTACAGGAGGTATAGCTGTTCCTATGCTCCTAGAAAAATTAGGAGTCAAAGAAATAAAAAAAATAAACTGCACTCCCGATGGACATTTTTCTCATAACCCCGAACCACTCCCTGAAAACATATCTCAACTCATTTCTGAAATGAAAAACGAAAAATATGAATTAGGAATTGCTGTAGATCCCGATGTAGACCGACTTGCTTTTGTCTGTGGCAATGGAGAACCTTTTGGGGAAGAATATACCCTCGTAGCAGTAGCGGATTATGTACTTCAAAAAACACATGGAAACACCGTATCAAATCTTTCCTCTACCCGTGCATTACAAGACATTACCGAAAAGCACGGTGGAAAGTATTTTCCCTCCGCAGTGGGAGAAGTTAATGTGGTAGAAAAAATGAAAGAATGTAATGCTGTCATCGGTGGAGAAGGAAACGGAGGTATTATACTACCTCAACTCCATTATGGAAGAGATGCTCTGGTTGGAATAGCTCTATTCCTTTCCTATCTCGCCTCTTCCAAACAAAATGCTTTCATAATAAGAAGGAAATACCCTTCTTATTACATTTCTAAAAATAAAATAGAAATAGACAATGCTATAAACATAGATAACATTTTGGCAGAGATACAAAAAAAATATAAACAAAATCCTCAAAACACAATAGATGGTCTCCGAATAGAGTTTGGAAAAGATTGGGTACATCTCAGAAAATCAAATACCGAACCTATCATACGAATCTATGCAGAATCCCAATCCCAATCCATAGCACAAAATATGACCCATAAGTTTGTAATAGATATAAACGAGATACTGAGCTCATCTTATACGAAACTCTAAAATGAATTATAATCTAAAATGAGTTATAAGTTATTTCGCAACTATTTATCTACTATTTTTAATCATAATAAAAAATGACCTTATACAAATCCCAATAGGATAAAATTTTTATAGAAAATAAGATTAACCAAATAGAACTCTATCCCGAAGGGATGATATATTATAACAATGTATATACCCACAATAATGCCCCGATGGTGTAAAATAAATGCTAGCACTTTGGAATTTAGAAAATGTTCGTATTCCAATTTCTATAATCTTACCACTCATTCGTT
Proteins encoded in this region:
- a CDS encoding glycosyltransferase family 9 protein, which translates into the protein MKILIIRFSSMGDIVLTTPVIRLLRKKFPESEIHFCTKMAFKHLIESNSFIDKIYTLEDSLFLLIGQLRSEDYTYVIDLHKNIRSLIISIFLWKKTMRIRKYALQRYLYIQWKWDFLPKKRISDRFIDVLKTLEVYDDGQGLDYFIDKNYSLDTLPHTHKDGFIAMVIGGNYYTKKLPLDKIIELCKSISYPIILIGGKEEKSTGDLVAKNVGIEKVWNRCGAVSVNESADIIKKSKLVITNDTGMMHIASAFQKDIFVFWGGTSPKLGFEPYYGFANRNKSKNFIVSDLSCQPCSKFGTHNCPKKHFACMNLQNIEAVVKETVLVLEKKCNFTQN
- a CDS encoding glycosyltransferase, with the translated sequence MQKIQKTLQKYYLQDIIHYCNYFIHPDDSVIEVGCGNGYMIHKIAGKQKTGIDSNISKIETAKKEYPNISFHCMDSENIELKQTFDVIILANLIGNLKDIENTFRGIHKICHPQTRIIITYYNHLWEPFAKFLEFLRLKTPTTYQNWLSLRDIHNLLSLSGFDTYRSSRRMIFPFYIPFVSTLLNTYIAKLPIINSFAINYFSFARPIQTKDKNDLSVSIIIPARNESGNIENAIKRIPNFTPDMEIIFIEGNSTDDTWKKIQEIQKKYNSKTIKIAQQTGKGKANAVWKGFEIATKDILMILDADLTVQPEELPKFYSAIHLGYGEFIFGNRLTYPMEKQAMRFLNKLGNKFFSSAFSWILEQPIKDTLCGTKVIRRTDYYRLVKNKKYFGNFDPFGDFDLIFGAHKLNLKMIEIPIHYKERTYGETNISRFRHGFLLLNMCLFALKKVKFY
- a CDS encoding glycosyltransferase N-terminal domain-containing protein; this encodes MLGMIVYRIGIMVLFSIGRCTSLFHKKKKIFFAGQKNIFTILKNIRIDNRKVVWFHAASLGEFEQGRSVIEKLKKEQKHIFILLTFFSPSGYEVRKNYKYADCVTYLPIDTHRNVKKFYDLVNPDVIVFIKYEFWLGYIVEANVRNKTIILISALFRKEQIFFRWYGGLFRKALRSFSHIFVQNKQSNDLLASIGIPSEISGDTRFDTVWEIKKQKKEYPIIERFKILPIFIAGSVWESDMFLLYPVIERFQGILQFIIVPHEINTKFIESIENNLPSISTTRYSIFEDMYSKKTDVLIIDNVGMLSSLYAFADFAYIGGAFHKGLHNILEAAVFGIPIFFGKNNSLFKFHEAIQLIKKKSAFATQNPKQLSDSLLFLLQYNGERETICKTVLQYVKDNLGASNMIYRYIIASTF
- the sufD gene encoding Fe-S cluster assembly protein SufD — protein: MIENNIEKEFKKLEKDIAADSSIFLLEKRKKSFDFLKNKKIPHQKDEEYKYTPLSKYIENIFEYTKKNIYPSQKDEYIFPFVDYKKMYVSICNGFFEYSKGFENSGVICMDLESAYKEYTDDFISYFEKNTEKHRDFFADMNTIFFQGGVFLKIPKGLHLKEPIFFHFKTIHKDENMTQTFFRNFIIMEENTTCDIVEIHNSSEHSQHYNNIREEIICKKNSKTTLLKIQMSSNETLQIDNTSIIQEKNSIFTAYTMSFTGKIIRNNMNISLGEENTESNMYGIYYLKGKTLVDNHTTVDHKKPNCVSNELYKGVLNEHSQAVFNGKILVQEGAQKTNAYQKNKNILLSPEAVIHTKPQLEIFANDVKCSHGCTIGQLDEEQLFYLLSRGIDKKNATALLIAAFVNDIISLIPIQLKDTRDFLQEKILQDISIYK
- the glmM gene encoding phosphoglucosamine mutase; the protein is MSLIKSISGIRGTIGGKVGYALTPVDIVKYVSAYAQWLSSLKNTPVVVIGRDARISGEIISALVASTLRSMGIDIIDIGLSTTPTVEMIVMKEKAGGGIIITASHNPIEWNALKFLNQNGEFISSQDGETILQIAEKESFQYASTHTLGKYTFVEKALEYHIESILSLPMVEKEAITQAKFKIVIDAVNSTGGIAVPMLLEKLGVKEIKKINCTPDGHFSHNPEPLPENISQLISEMKNEKYELGIAVDPDVDRLAFVCGNGEPFGEEYTLVAVADYVLQKTHGNTVSNLSSTRALQDITEKHGGKYFPSAVGEVNVVEKMKECNAVIGGEGNGGIILPQLHYGRDALVGIALFLSYLASSKQNAFIIRRKYPSYYISKNKIEIDNAINIDNILAEIQKKYKQNPQNTIDGLRIEFGKDWVHLRKSNTEPIIRIYAESQSQSIAQNMTHKFVIDINEILSSSYTKL